TAATATCCCTTATATTGTTTCCAATTAATAATTCAATTTATCCAATTATTTGTGACATTTCTTTAAAAATGACATTCCTTTAAAATCTTGCATACATTTGGCTAAACTTTTTTACACTTGTAAAAAAGTTTCTTTGCATTTCCCTACCTATAATTGCTAATATAGTAGAGTAGAACTTTTATAGAGAGAAGGAAAATTATGCACAATGGAATTCGAATGACAACTTTAGTAAAAAGGGCTATGTTAGTGTGTGCGGGGGTATTATTCACATACGAAGCGGCTTTTGGATCAGTACATACCGCTCTAGCTAGTACAGAGGATGAAGCAAAATCTGTTCAACTTGTAAGTGAGATTCAAACATCTCTTGCTCCGAAAGAAGCGCCAAAACATTATAACGGGCAAGTTAGAAAAGTCGCTTATTTAACATTTGATGACGGTCCTGGAAAATACACAGCTGAGCTTTTAGATATGTTAAAGAAAGAAAATGCAAAAGCAACATTCTTCCTAATTGGTTCAAACGTAAAAGCTTTCCCTGATCTTGTAAAACGCGAAGATGCTGAAGGCCACTACGTTGGGATGCACAGTATGACTCATAACTACAAGAAACTCTACACTGAAGGTCATTACGTAGATGAAATGAAGGAAGACCAAGGCTTAATCGCTGGTGTTTTAGGTAAATCACCAGTATTAACTCGTCCATCTTACGGCTCTATGCCAGGATTAAACGAAGCTCTTCGCAACAAAGTTGTAGAAAATGGC
This genomic interval from Bacillus thuringiensis contains the following:
- a CDS encoding peptidoglycan-N-acetylglucosamine deacetylase, with amino-acid sequence MHNGIRMTTLVKRAMLVCAGVLFTYEAAFGSVHTALASTEDEAKSVQLVSEIQTSLAPKEAPKHYNGQVRKVAYLTFDDGPGKYTAELLDMLKKENAKATFFLIGSNVKAFPDLVKREDAEGHYVGMHSMTHNYKKLYTEGHYVDEMKEDQGLIAGVLGKSPVLTRPSYGSMPGLNEALRNKVVENGLKVWDWTIDSLDWKYNKMQVDAASAKIVENVLHGATNPTEVILMHDIHPQSVKAVPGIIKGLKEKGYELEAYNENEHFPLNFWHDNRM